A DNA window from Coffea arabica cultivar ET-39 chromosome 6c, Coffea Arabica ET-39 HiFi, whole genome shotgun sequence contains the following coding sequences:
- the LOC113692322 gene encoding uncharacterized protein, whose product MNRNTMAEALTEEQVAEFREAFCLIDRDSDGFITIAELAAVIQSLHGRPTKEEIQEMVHEVDADGNGSIDFEDFLSIMARKTKENVAKELNEAFKVFDRDQDGFISANELRNVMINLGERLTDEEAEQMIREADLNGDGVVSYDEFVRMMVASSPSF is encoded by the exons ATGAACAGAAACACTATGGCAGAAGCATTGACAGAAGAGCAGGTTGCTGAGTTTCGCGAAGCCTTTTGTCTGATTGATAGGGATTCTGATG GTTTTATAACCATAGCAGAGCTAGCAGCAGTTATTCAATCACTGCATGGACGTCCGACGAAGGAAGAGATTCAAGAAATGGTACATGAAGTTGATGCTGATGGGAACGGAAGCATTGACTTTGAAGATTTCCTGAGTATCATGGCAAGAAAGACGAAG GAAAATGTGGCGAAGGAGTTGAATGAAGCTTTCAAAGTATTTGACCGGGATCAAGATGGTTTCATATCAGCTAATGAG TTGAGGAACGTAATGATAAATTTAGGGGAGAGACTAACAGATGAAGAAGCTGAACAGATGATCAGAGAGGCGGATTTAAATGGAGATGGTGTTGTCAGCTATGACGAATTTGTGAGGATGATGGTGGCTTCGTCACCGTCTTTCTAG